A single genomic interval of Xyrauchen texanus isolate HMW12.3.18 chromosome 8, RBS_HiC_50CHRs, whole genome shotgun sequence harbors:
- the LOC127647422 gene encoding gastrula zinc finger protein XlCGF8.2DB-like isoform X4: MFIKEESEDMAYPEACRIKTEHTDEQTDLMEMKEENQQPIEVKEESQELNEAKEEHQYPNPLFISDENYFSCTQTEAFSQNSSQNKTQAKNPFMCHQCGKRFTRKERLQKHKIVHSGERPFTCPQCGKSFGKKGVLKDHMRYHTGEKPYTCLQCGKCYTDNIGLKRHILSHTGEKPFTCLQCGKGFTSKGSLNGHMTIHTGEKPFTCHQCGKCFAKKGGLKDHIRYHTGEKPYTCLQCGKSFKSRGSFHAHMKNHTGERPFICSQCGKSFVLKQCHEMHMRIHTGEKPFTCLQCGKSFRQSDALKQHERLHTGEKPYHCLSCGKSFHQSKTFRRHRKGHCPELFKLANCK; encoded by the coding sequence ACTTGATGGAAATGAAAGAGGAAAATCAACAGCCGATAGaagtgaaagaagaaagtcaagaactgaatgaagcgAAGGAGGAACATCAGTATCCGAATCCTCTTTTCATATCTGACGAAAACTATTTTAGTTGCACACAGACAGAAGCATTTTCACAGAATTCctcacaaaacaaaactcaagCCAAAAATCCCTTcatgtgccatcagtgtggaaagagattTACACGGAAAGAACGTCTTCAGAAACATAAAATAGTTCACAGTGGAGAGAGGCCTTTCACATGCCCTCAGTGCGGAAAGAGTTTTGGGAAAAAAGGAGTCCTTAAGGATCACATGAGAtatcacactggagagaagccatacacatgccttcagtgtggaaagtgtTACACAGACAATATAGGCCTTAAAAGACACATTCTatctcacactggagagaagcctttcacatgtctTCAGTGTGGAAAGGGTTTCACATCTAAAGGATCCCTTAATGGGCACATGacaattcacactggagaaaaaccatttacatgccatcagtgtggaaagtgttTTGCAAAGAAAGGAGGCCTTAAGGATCACATAAGATATCATAcgggagagaagccttacacatgtcttcagtgtggaaagagtttcaagaGTAGAGGAAGCTTTCATGCTCACATGAAAAatcacactggagagaggcctttcaTATGCTCTCAATGTGGTAAGAGTTTTGTGTTGAAACAGTGCCATGAaatgcacatgagaattcacactggagagaagcctttcacgtgccttcagtgtggaaagagttttagaCAGTCTGATGCGTTAAAACAACATGAGAGattgcatactggagagaagccataccaCTGCCTCTCATGTGGGAAAAGTTTCCACCAATCAAAGACTTTTAGACGTCATAGAAAAGGGCATTGCCCAGAGTTGTTTAAGTTAGCAAATTGCAAGTAA
- the LOC127647422 gene encoding gastrula zinc finger protein XlCGF7.1-like isoform X5 translates to MEMKEENQQPIEVKEESQELNEAKEEHQYPNPLFISDENYFSCTQTEAFSQNSSQNKTQAKNPFMCHQCGKRFTRKERLQKHKIVHSGERPFTCPQCGKSFGKKGVLKDHMRYHTGEKPYTCLQCGKCYTDNIGLKRHILSHTGEKPFTCLQCGKGFTSKGSLNGHMTIHTGEKPFTCHQCGKCFAKKGGLKDHIRYHTGEKPYTCLQCGKSFKSRGSFHAHMKNHTGERPFICSQCGKSFVLKQCHEMHMRIHTGEKPFTCLQCGKSFRQSDALKQHERLHTGEKPYHCLSCGKSFHQSKTFRRHRKGHCPELFKLANCK, encoded by the coding sequence ATGGAAATGAAAGAGGAAAATCAACAGCCGATAGaagtgaaagaagaaagtcaagaactgaatgaagcgAAGGAGGAACATCAGTATCCGAATCCTCTTTTCATATCTGACGAAAACTATTTTAGTTGCACACAGACAGAAGCATTTTCACAGAATTCctcacaaaacaaaactcaagCCAAAAATCCCTTcatgtgccatcagtgtggaaagagattTACACGGAAAGAACGTCTTCAGAAACATAAAATAGTTCACAGTGGAGAGAGGCCTTTCACATGCCCTCAGTGCGGAAAGAGTTTTGGGAAAAAAGGAGTCCTTAAGGATCACATGAGAtatcacactggagagaagccatacacatgccttcagtgtggaaagtgtTACACAGACAATATAGGCCTTAAAAGACACATTCTatctcacactggagagaagcctttcacatgtctTCAGTGTGGAAAGGGTTTCACATCTAAAGGATCCCTTAATGGGCACATGacaattcacactggagaaaaaccatttacatgccatcagtgtggaaagtgttTTGCAAAGAAAGGAGGCCTTAAGGATCACATAAGATATCATAcgggagagaagccttacacatgtcttcagtgtggaaagagtttcaagaGTAGAGGAAGCTTTCATGCTCACATGAAAAatcacactggagagaggcctttcaTATGCTCTCAATGTGGTAAGAGTTTTGTGTTGAAACAGTGCCATGAaatgcacatgagaattcacactggagagaagcctttcacgtgccttcagtgtggaaagagttttagaCAGTCTGATGCGTTAAAACAACATGAGAGattgcatactggagagaagccataccaCTGCCTCTCATGTGGGAAAAGTTTCCACCAATCAAAGACTTTTAGACGTCATAGAAAAGGGCATTGCCCAGAGTTGTTTAAGTTAGCAAATTGCAAGTAA